The nucleotide sequence GCCGAGGGACCTGGGCCTGAGGCACCCAGACCAGGGCATCGGCAGGTGGGGAGACGGCTGGCCCTGGTGGCTCTGTGCTGAGGACCAGCCTCGGGTCCCTCAGACAGCGGGAAGCGGAAGAAGGGCTTGGAGATGGATCCCATCGACTGTACACCGCCCGAGTACATCCTGCCAGGGAGCCGGGAGCGGCCACTGTGTCCCCTGCAGCCCCAAAACCGCGACTGGAAGGTAGGatcctgggggagggaggaagagggtcCCTGGCGGGGTGGAGGCCCCACACCAGAGGCCTGGCCCCTCAGCCTCGGCCACTCCCACAGCCCTTGCAGTGCCTGAAAGTACTCACCATGAGCGGCTGGAACCCGCCCCCGGGGAACCGGAAGATGCATGGGGACCTCATGTACCTGTTTGTGATCACGGCCGAGGACCGGCAAGTCAGCATCACCGCGTCCACACGGGGCTTTTACCTGAATCAGTGAGTCCCTGCCAGCCCACCACGCCCCCCTGCCTTGCCGGCTGTTCTGGGTCTGGGCAGACACCTGGGCCCCCGCTCAGTGCCCCCCTCGCCCTGCAGGTCCACGGCCTATCACTTCAACCCCAAGCCCGCCAGCCCCCGCTTCCTCAGCCATTCCCTGGTGGAGCTGCTCAACCAGATCAGCCCGGCCTTCAGGAAGAACTTCGCCGTGCTACAGAAGAAAAGGTAGTGCCTTCGCCCACCCGCCTGTGTCGTGGCACACGGGGCCTGGGGTGAGCCGGCCCTGCACTCCAGTGCTTCTGTCTGGAGAAACCGCCCTGGGCCCCCAGTGCTGGAGTCCCCGCTCTAGGGAGCTGTCAGTCGGTGCCGAGACAGCAGCTGCGGGAGAGGGCCCGTGCGCTTCCCTCCGGCTTCAGGGCGGTGTCTCAGGGTAGGAGATGCCGGGGCAGGCGGGGGCCTCAGGAGAGGGCCCGTGGCAGGGCTCTGAGCTTGGTGGGCTGCGCCatcttcccctcccctgcctgccaCAGGGTCCAGCGCCACCCGTTCGAGAGGATCGCCACCCCATTCCAGGTGTACAGCTGGACAGCACCCCAGGCGGAGCATGCCATGGATTGCGTGCGCGCAGAGGATGCCTATACCTCGAGGCTGGGCTACGAGGAGCACATTCCTGGACAGGTGCCTGCAGCCGGGCCCTGCCCTCGCTGGGcacccctgccctcctgggtgCTGGGCTGGTTCCATGCACTTCCTGGAAGCCCCATGCTTGACTCTTCATTTGCGAGTCTGGGGCTCTTCTCAGGAAGGTGGAAGGAGGGACTGCCCAGAGCAGGTCACAGGGCACAGGCTGAGCCCGTATCTCCCTCTCTGATCGCTCTGCAGACCCGAGATTGGAATGAGGAGCTGCAGACGACGAGGGAGCTGCCTCGCAAGAACCTGCCTGAGCGGCTGCTCCGAGAAAGGGCCATATTCAAGGTGCCTGCAGCCTCTGCAGTCTCAGGCCCACCGTCTGTCTGCTGATGGGTTTTCTTGTGGACAGGAGGAAAGCAAGGGAGGCAGGGGCAGCCCTAACCCTGTCAGGTTCCCCAAAGGCCAGTCAGGGTGTCCTGCAGGGTCTGCTAGCCGTCTGCCTCCCAGCAGACCATCCCAGTACCTTTTTCTGGTCTCTTTGAGGCTCTGAGTCCCTGGGAGGAGCGGGCCCTACTTCCCATAGGGACTGAGTGTccagggccatccagcttcccgCCCTCCACTGACTGCTGCGGGGCTTTTGCCTGGGCGAGCGCTGGCCAACCGTGGCCCTTCTAGGGCGGGAGCTCATCTGCATTAACACTTTTAGCTGGCTGGGGTTTAAAAGTTATTAGCACTGGGTTAGTAAGAGAAATGAGGAGAAGtagttgcttaaaaaaaaaatctcaggccagcttcggtagctcatgcctgtaatcccaggactttgggaggccgagacgggcagatcacaaggtcaggagttcaataccagcctggccaatatggggaaaccccatctctactaaaaatacaaaaattagctgggcgtggtggtgggcacctgtagtcccagctactcgggaggctgagacaggagaatcgcttgaactcagtaagcggaggatgcagtaagctgggattgcaccactgcactccagccgggcgacagagcaagactgcatctcaaaaaacatctcagccaggcacagtggctcactcctgtaatcctagcactttgggaggctgaaacagggggatcacttgagcccaggagttggaaaccagcctgggcaacttggtgaaaccttgtctctgcaaaaaatacaaaagattagccgggcatggtggcatgtgcctgtagtcccagctactcaggaggccgaagtgggaggatcgcctgagccagGGGAAGTCGAGTGAGCTCAGatctcgtgccactgcactccagcctgggcaacagaatgagaccctgtctgaaaaaaaaaaaaaaaaaaactttccatctTTTTACTGCCTAGAGATGATAAATGTAGAAACAAAAACTCATTTCTCAGTTACCAACTTCCCCTAGAGATGGTGCCAAGTGCGTTATAGACActattttgtgtaatattttgGACTTGTAAATACCTTTATCTGTTCAAGTTCACCTGGCACATAACTGGTGGGTCCCAAACTTGCCCACACTTGTTAATCACTCAGCTCTGCTGTCTCCCTGAGCACAAGTGTATTTTCAAAAcatggaggttttgtttgtttgcttgcttttttgagatggagtgtcactctgtcccccaggctgcagtgcagtggtgtgatcactgcaacctctacctcctaggttcaagcaattcttctgcctcagcctcccaagtagctggcactacaggcgtgcaccaccatgcctggctgtttttttttttctttttttgtatttttattagatatggggtttcaccatattggtcaggctggtctcgaactcctgacctcgggtgatctgcccgcctgggtccctcatagtgctgggatgacaggcgtgagccaccgcgcgcggccaAAACAtggttttcttgcctttttctacataatgaggaaactcaggctctGGGTCCCTGGGTTTCCAAGGCAGGGCTGGTTGCCTCGGCGGTCTAGGTGCGCTTGGCCAGGTGGATGCAGGCTCTCCTGGGCAGGGCCTCTtaccctcccctcctccacccccgcAGGTGCACAGCGACTTCACCGCGGCAGCCACCCGGGGTGCCATGGCCGTCATTGACGGCAATGTGATGGCCATCAACCCCAGTGAGGAGACCAAGATGCAGATGTTCATCTGGAACAACATCTTCTTCAGCCTGGGCTTCGACGTCCGAGACCACTACAAGGACTTCGGGGGGGACGTGGCAGCCTACGTGGCGCCCACCAACGACCTGAACGGCGTCCGCACCTACAACGCGGTGGACGTGGAGGGGCTGTAcacgctgggcacggtggtggtgGATTACCGCGGCTACCGCGTCACGGCCCAGTCCATCATCCCCGGCATCCTGGAGCGGGACCAGGAGCAGAGCGTCATCTACGGCTCCATCGACTTCGGGAAGACCGTGGTGTCGCACCCGCGGTACCTGGAGCTGCTGGAGCGCACGAGTCGGCCCCTCAAGATCCTGCGGCACCGGGTGCTCAACGACCGCGACGAGGAGGTGGAGCTCTGCTCCTCGGTCGAGTGCAAGGGCATCATTGGCAACGACGGGCGCCACTATATCCTCGACCTGCTGCGCACCTTCCCCCCAGACCTCAACTTCCTGCCGGTGCCTGGCGAGGAGCTGCCTGAGGAATGCGCCCGCGCCGGCTTCCCGCGCGCGCACCGGCACAAGCTCTGCTGCCTGCGCCAGGAGCTGGTGGACGCCTTCGTGGAGCACAGGTGAGGGGCGGCCTtgctgggccagggccagggccagggccagctgCAGGGAATGCGGGCGCCCTGGGTGGGGCTAGGGCTGGGTCGTTGGAGAAGCGCCGGAGAGTGAAGAAGGGCTCCGTCTGGCCACAGTCATTGGAGACCCGTCCCCACCTGCCCTGTTGTCAGGCTCCCAAGTGCAGAAACCAGGGCTGCAGACTCGTGAGCACTCAGGCGGGTGACCCGGCTGCAACGGCGCTGTTCTCTTAAGGAGCATTAGGAAGTCTGGGTGGCTGTGACTGTCCCAGTGCTGGGGCGGGCAGGTGGGGCACCGGGGGTCCCTGCCGCTGGTGTGTATGTAGGGTTAGGAAATGGCCATGTCAGAGGTCCCACAGTGTGAGTAACTCTTTCAAATGCCAGTGGCTTCCTGTCACTTTCGAGAGCCCTGAGCCGGATGGGGAGCCCTTCTTGTCCCATCCCCTCCATaatgcagcctttttttttttttttttttttttttttttttttttttttgagatggagttttgctcttgtcgcccaggctggagtgcaatggcgtgatctaggctcaccgtaatttccgcctcctgggttcaagtgattctcctgcctcagcctcccgaatagctgggattacaggcgcccgccaccacgcccagctaactttttgtatttttagtagagacggggtttctccatgttggtcaggctgatctcgaactcccgacctcaggtgatccacctgcctcagcttcccaaagtgctgggatgacaggcgtgagccaccgcccctggccaccTTCTATTTCCTCTCTTGGGAGATCTTGGTTTTTCTGCGTTGACTTGTGCACACCGGCCAGAGGGTGCCTCATGCCTGCGGGGTGTGGAGCCCCAGCCCCGGGAGCCTTGGGCCAGCAGAGCTCCTCTCCCCGATTCCCAGCTCCTGCTGTGCCCTGTCTCTTCTGCTCCAGGTACCTCCTCTTTATGAAGCTGGCTGCCCTGCAGCTGATGCAGCAGAAAGCCAGCCAGCTGGAGACCCCCTCCTCCCTGGAAAATGGTGGTCCTTCCTCCTTGGAGTCCAAGTCTGAGGACCCTCCAGGACCGGAGGCGGGAAGTGAGGAGGAGGGTAGCAGCGCCAGCGGCCTGGCCAAGGTGAAGGAGCTGGCAGAGACCATCGCCGCAGACGACGGCACAGGTGAGGCTGCTGCAGATGCCGGGGGAGAGCCCAGGCTGGCCCTGCCAGGGTGGCTTATGACCCCACCTGGGAGAGGCTGGCAGACGTCTCTGCGAGGAGCTAGGGGGCAAGGCGTGGGGCAGCCCAGCTCCGCCGGTGGCAGAGGGGACCCACGTCTCATGGAGCCGTGTCTCACAGCAGACCCTCGGAGCCGGGAGGTGATCCGCAACGCGTGCAAGGCGGTCGGCTCCATCAGCAGCACCGCCTTCGACATTCGCTTCAATCCTGACATCTTCTCACCAGGCAAGTGGTAGGGGCCGGCCAGTGCGGGAGCCCTCCGGGACCAGAGCTTCTCTGGGGGGGACTGGGCCCTTGGGGCTGGTGGGTTTGTCCCCCATCTGAGCGCTTCCCCCGCCAGCCACAGGCAGCATTTGTCTTGCCAccgcctggctcagcctctctgCTCTCCCTTCTCCAGGGGTTCGCTTCCCTGAGTCCTGCCAGGATGAAGTTCGGGACCAGAAGCAGCTGCTGAAGGACGCGGCTGCCTTCCTGCTCTCCTGCCAGATCCCTGGCTTGGTGAGGGAGGGGCTGCGGGGCTAGGTGGGGCTTGCGTGGTGGGTGCTGGTCCCTCATCCGTCTCCGACTTGGGGGCCCTTGAACACAGGATTGCAGGAGTTATTTCTTCAGCTTTCCCTGAGTGGGTCTCCCCGTTTGACAGATGGGGAGCCTGACTCCCAGAGGTCAAGGGCTCGGGCCCTGCTGAGCCCACCGGGTGGACCGGCAGCTGGGGATCCAGTCTTCTGACCCGTGGGTGGTGACACGGCTGGGGGATGGGGCAGGAGCTCAGTGGGGGCTGCCCATCCTCCTCCTCTCGCAGGCTCTGCGCCTGGCCCCGGGGTGCTGGGTGCTCCCCCAACACTGTGGCCTCCAAGCCTCAGGACACGGGGCTAGGGGTCAAATAGTGGCCCCAAGCAGGCACCTCTGCgtctcccacctctgcttctgcCAGAGGCTGGGCACATTCCCACATCCTGACTGGGAGCTAGAGCCTTGGGGGTCCTTCTCCAGAGGCTCCCAGGATAGCTGTGCTCCCCTAGAAAGACTCAGCTGGGTGAGGGCAGAGGAGCCGGGCGGGGCCTGACCTGCTGCAGCCCGCAGGTGAAGGACTGCGTGGAGCACGCGGTGTTGCCCATGGACGGGGCAACGCTGGCTGAGGTCATGCGCCAGCGTGGCATCAACATGCGTTACCTGGGCAAGGTGCTGGAGCTGGTGCTGCGGAGCCCGGCCCGCCACCAGCTGGACCACGTCTACGTGAGTGCTGCCCGGGCGGGGGCGGAACGGGAGCTGCGGGGCTGGGATGGAGGCGGGGGGCCTGACCGAGACCTCCCTTCTGAATCCTTCCAGAAAATCGGCATTGGAGAACTCATCACCCGCTCGGCCAAGCACATCTTCAAGACGTACTTACAGGTGCCACCCGTCCGCCCCGTGGCTGGCCATGGCCTGCCAGCATGGTGTGGGGCCTCGGGAAAGAgcctgaggtggggctgagggccCTTGTGACTTGGATCCAACCTGTCTTGCAGGGAGTCGAGCTCTCCGGCCTCTCAGCCGCCATCAGCCACTTCCTGAACTGCTTCCTGAGCTCCTACCCTAACCCCGTGGCCCACCTGCCCGCCGACGAGCTGGTCTCCAAGAAGAGGAATAAGAGGAGGAAAAACCGGCCCCCCGGAGCTGCAGATAACACAGCCTGGGCTGTCGTGACCCCCCAGGAGCTCTGGAAGGACATCTGCCAGGAGGCCAAGAACTACTTTGACTTCCACCTCGAGTGGTGCGTGTAGGGCGTGGCTGGGACGCGGCTGGGACGCAGCTGGGATTGGGCAGATGAGGCGGCCACCACTGGCTCCCAGATGGCATCTAAGGCCTGTGGTCATAGGCCAGGGAGTCGGAGGAGAGAAGAGGTGTGGAGATCACTGGGTGCTGGAGGGTGAGGGCAGCCCGGAGGCTCCCAGGAActgggtggagggtggggcagTGTTGGGGGCCCGGGCTGGACAGTGTTGGGGAGCTGGGTGGGACAGTGTTGGGGGGCCCAGCGGTGCTTGGGCTGCTCAGGCCTCCTGCTCCCTCCTCAGTGAGACTGTGGACCAGGCTGTGGAGACCTACGGCCTGCAGAAGATAACACTCCTGCGGGAGATCTCGCTGAAAACAGGGATCCAGGTGGGCACGGCTCAGCGTCCCCACTGCGTCCCACTGCATCCCCGCCGTGTCCCTGCTGCAGGCTCCCACCCCCGACCGGGGACACAGGGGAGGTGGCTTTTTCATAGTAGCCATCTGTGCGCAAGCATTGGTGGGTTGGGAGGTGCCAACTCtctgagcccggggctgaggctTCCTGTGTGTGGGGGCTGCTCTCCAGGTCCTGCTGAAGGAGTACAGCTTCGACAGTCGCCACAAGCCCGCGTTCACCGAGGAGGACGTGCTCAACATCTTCCCCGTGGTCAAGCACGTCAACCCCAAGGCCTCGGATGCCTTCCATTTCTTCCAGAGCGGCCAGGCCAAAGTGCAGCAGGGTGTGTGGCcgggtggggctgggtggaggcGGGGGCTCCCCATGCCCCGTCCTGACCTTGCTCCCCCTGGGGGTGCCCTGcaggcttcctgaaggagggCTGTGAGCTCATCAACGAGGCCCTGAACCTGTTTAACAACGTCTACGGAGCCATGCACGTGGAGACTTGCGCCTGCCTGCGCCTCCTCGCCCGCCTCCATTA is from Macaca thibetana thibetana isolate TM-01 chromosome 16, ASM2454274v1, whole genome shotgun sequence and encodes:
- the CLUH gene encoding clustered mitochondria protein homolog isoform X3 codes for the protein MEPASFLMEPGGQGHGCSCPLGSWGPIPLPPSRTSGSQEGAGSQVTCRGQQEPEVPARPLAQGQQGAQCLGLVGRGSHLMAWARVCASCWRQLAEAVLFTPTGVGAEERTPLLGPAPASQSSTPSILRGPGTPNSGFFDPPSGFASSDPLSRGHREAGLSADSSSPWGPGAIGLSWPTAVLLADLERDARQGECALPGAATASLAPLKPEASQSSSPGPTGCIRARVAAEAGTRHPGNAGADVESRLPGCHGHPETPEPRAGQLPTAPELPSVMLLNGDCPESLKKEEGAAEPPRENGLDEADPGDETTGQEVIVIQDTGFSVKILAPGIEPFSLQEMVQEIHQVLMDREDTCHRTCFSLHLDGNVLDHFSELRSVEGLQEGSVLRVVEEPYTVREARIHVRHVRDLLKSLDPSDAFNGVDCNSLSFLSVFTDGDLGDSGKRKKGLEMDPIDCTPPEYILPGSRERPLCPLQPQNRDWKPLQCLKVLTMSGWNPPPGNRKMHGDLMYLFVITAEDRQVSITASTRGFYLNQSTAYHFNPKPASPRFLSHSLVELLNQISPAFRKNFAVLQKKRVQRHPFERIATPFQVYSWTAPQAEHAMDCVRAEDAYTSRLGYEEHIPGQTRDWNEELQTTRELPRKNLPERLLRERAIFKVHSDFTAAATRGAMAVIDGNVMAINPSEETKMQMFIWNNIFFSLGFDVRDHYKDFGGDVAAYVAPTNDLNGVRTYNAVDVEGLYTLGTVVVDYRGYRVTAQSIIPGILERDQEQSVIYGSIDFGKTVVSHPRYLELLERTSRPLKILRHRVLNDRDEEVELCSSVECKGIIGNDGRHYILDLLRTFPPDLNFLPVPGEELPEECARAGFPRAHRHKLCCLRQELVDAFVEHRYLLFMKLAALQLMQQKASQLETPSSLENGGPSSLESKSEDPPGPEAGSEEEGSSASGLAKVKELAETIAADDGTADPRSREVIRNACKAVGSISSTAFDIRFNPDIFSPGVRFPESCQDEVRDQKQLLKDAAAFLLSCQIPGLVKDCVEHAVLPMDGATLAEVMRQRGINMRYLGKVLELVLRSPARHQLDHVYKIGIGELITRSAKHIFKTYLQGVELSGLSAAISHFLNCFLSSYPNPVAHLPADELVSKKRNKRRKNRPPGAADNTAWAVVTPQELWKDICQEAKNYFDFHLECETVDQAVETYGLQKITLLREISLKTGIQVLLKEYSFDSRHKPAFTEEDVLNIFPVVKHVNPKASDAFHFFQSGQAKVQQGFLKEGCELINEALNLFNNVYGAMHVETCACLRLLARLHYIMGDYAEALSNQQKAVLMSERVMGIEHPNTIQEYMHLALYCFASSQLSTALSLLYRARYLMLLVFGEDHPEMALLDNNIGLVLHGVMEYDLSLRFLENALAVSTKYHGPKALKVALSHHLVARVYESKAEFRSALQHEKEGYTIYKTQLGEDHEKTKESSEYLKCLTQQAVALQRTMNEIYRNGSSANIPPLKFTAPSMASVLEQLNVINGILFIPLSQKDLENLKAEVARRHQLQEASRNKDRAEEPMATEPAPAGAPEDLGSQPPAAKDPSPSVQG
- the CLUH gene encoding clustered mitochondria protein homolog isoform X1, which translates into the protein MEPASFLMEPGGQGHGCSCPLGSWGPIPLPPSRTSGSQEGAGSQVTCRGQQEPEVPARPLAQGQQGAQCLGLVGRGSHLMAWARVCASCWRQLAEAVLFTPTGVGAEERTPLLGPAPASQSSTPSILRGPGTPNSGFFDPPSGFASSDPLSRGHREAGLSADSSSPWGPGAIGLSWPTAVLLADLERDARQGECALPGAATASLAPLKPEASQSSSPGPTGCIRARVAAEAGTRHPGNAGADVESRLPGCHGHPETPEPRAGQLPTAPELPSVMLLNGDCPESLKKEEGAAEPPRENGLDEADPGDETTGQEVIVIQDTGFSVKILAPGIEPFSLQVSPQEMVQEIHQVLMDREDTCHRTCFSLHLDGNVLDHFSELRSVEGLQEGSVLRVVEEPYTVREARIHVRHVRDLLKSLDPSDAFNGVDCNSLSFLSVFTDGDLGDSGKRKKGLEMDPIDCTPPEYILPGSRERPLCPLQPQNRDWKPLQCLKVLTMSGWNPPPGNRKMHGDLMYLFVITAEDRQVSITASTRGFYLNQSTAYHFNPKPASPRFLSHSLVELLNQISPAFRKNFAVLQKKRVQRHPFERIATPFQVYSWTAPQAEHAMDCVRAEDAYTSRLGYEEHIPGQTRDWNEELQTTRELPRKNLPERLLRERAIFKVHSDFTAAATRGAMAVIDGNVMAINPSEETKMQMFIWNNIFFSLGFDVRDHYKDFGGDVAAYVAPTNDLNGVRTYNAVDVEGLYTLGTVVVDYRGYRVTAQSIIPGILERDQEQSVIYGSIDFGKTVVSHPRYLELLERTSRPLKILRHRVLNDRDEEVELCSSVECKGIIGNDGRHYILDLLRTFPPDLNFLPVPGEELPEECARAGFPRAHRHKLCCLRQELVDAFVEHRYLLFMKLAALQLMQQKASQLETPSSLENGGPSSLESKSEDPPGPEAGSEEEGSSASGLAKVKELAETIAADDGTADPRSREVIRNACKAVGSISSTAFDIRFNPDIFSPGVRFPESCQDEVRDQKQLLKDAAAFLLSCQIPGLVKDCVEHAVLPMDGATLAEVMRQRGINMRYLGKVLELVLRSPARHQLDHVYKIGIGELITRSAKHIFKTYLQGVELSGLSAAISHFLNCFLSSYPNPVAHLPADELVSKKRNKRRKNRPPGAADNTAWAVVTPQELWKDICQEAKNYFDFHLECETVDQAVETYGLQKITLLREISLKTGIQVLLKEYSFDSRHKPAFTEEDVLNIFPVVKHVNPKASDAFHFFQSGQAKVQQGFLKEGCELINEALNLFNNVYGAMHVETCACLRLLARLHYIMGDYAEALSNQQKAVLMSERVMGIEHPNTIQEYMHLALYCFASSQLSTALSLLYRARYLMLLVFGEDHPEMALLDNNIGLVLHGVMEYDLSLRFLENALAVSTKYHGPKALKVALSHHLVARVYESKAEFRSALQHEKEGYTIYKTQLGEDHEKTKESSEYLKCLTQQAVALQRTMNEIYRNGSSANIPPLKFTAPSMASVLEQLNVINGILFIPLSQKDLENLKAEVARRHQLQEASRNKDRAEEPMATEPAPAGAPEDLGSQPPAAKDPSPSVQG
- the CLUH gene encoding clustered mitochondria protein homolog isoform X2; translated protein: MEPASFLMEPGGQGHGCSCPLGSWGPIPLPPSRTSGSQEGAGSQVTCRGQQEPEVPARPLAQGQQGAQCLGLVGRGSHLMAWARVCASCWRQLAEAVLFTPTGVGAEERTPLLGPAPASQSSTPSILRGPGTPNSGFFDPPSGFASSDPLSRGHREAGLSADSSSPWGPGAIGLSWPTAVLLADLERDARQGECALPGAATASLAPLKPEASQSSSPGPTGCIRARVAAEAGTRHPGNAGADVESRLPGCHGHPETPEPRAGQLPTAPELPSVMLLNGDCPESLKKEEGAAEPPRENGLDEADPGDETTGQEVIVIQDTGFSVKILAPGIEPFSLQVSPQEMVQEIHQVLMDREDTCHRTCFSLHLDGNVLDHFSELRSVEGLQEGSVLRVVEEPYTVREARIHVRHVRDLLKSLDPSDAFNGVDCNSLSFLSVFTDGDLGDSGKRKKGLEMDPIDCTPPEYILPGSRERPLCPLQPQNRDWKPLQCLKVLTMSGWNPPPGNRKMHGDLMYLFVITAEDRQVSITASTRGFYLNQSTAYHFNPKPASPRFLSHSLVELLNQISPAFRKNFAVLQKKRVQRHPFERIATPFQVYSWTAPQAEHAMDCVRAEDAYTSRLGYEEHIPGQTRDWNEELQTTRELPRKNLPERLLRERAIFKVHSDFTAAATRGAMAVIDGNVMAINPSEETKMQMFIWNNIFFSLGFDVRDHYKDFGGDVAAYVAPTNDLNGVRTYNAVDVEGLYTLGTVVVDYRGYRVTAQSIIPGILERDQEQSVIYGSIDFGKTVVSHPRYLELLERTSRPLKILRHRVLNDRDEEVELCSSVECKGIIGNDGRHYILDLLRTFPPDLNFLPVPGEELPEECARAGFPRAHRHKLCCLRQELVDAFVEHRYLLFMKLAALQLMQQKASQLETPSSLENGGPSSLESKSEDPPGPEAGSEEEGSSASGLAKVKELAETIAADDGTDPRSREVIRNACKAVGSISSTAFDIRFNPDIFSPGVRFPESCQDEVRDQKQLLKDAAAFLLSCQIPGLVKDCVEHAVLPMDGATLAEVMRQRGINMRYLGKVLELVLRSPARHQLDHVYKIGIGELITRSAKHIFKTYLQGVELSGLSAAISHFLNCFLSSYPNPVAHLPADELVSKKRNKRRKNRPPGAADNTAWAVVTPQELWKDICQEAKNYFDFHLECETVDQAVETYGLQKITLLREISLKTGIQVLLKEYSFDSRHKPAFTEEDVLNIFPVVKHVNPKASDAFHFFQSGQAKVQQGFLKEGCELINEALNLFNNVYGAMHVETCACLRLLARLHYIMGDYAEALSNQQKAVLMSERVMGIEHPNTIQEYMHLALYCFASSQLSTALSLLYRARYLMLLVFGEDHPEMALLDNNIGLVLHGVMEYDLSLRFLENALAVSTKYHGPKALKVALSHHLVARVYESKAEFRSALQHEKEGYTIYKTQLGEDHEKTKESSEYLKCLTQQAVALQRTMNEIYRNGSSANIPPLKFTAPSMASVLEQLNVINGILFIPLSQKDLENLKAEVARRHQLQEASRNKDRAEEPMATEPAPAGAPEDLGSQPPAAKDPSPSVQG
- the CLUH gene encoding clustered mitochondria protein homolog isoform X5, yielding MVIKTDELPAAAPADSARDHGSQAGGKGRPGAAELPSVMLLNGDCPESLKKEEGAAEPPRENGLDEADPGDETTGQEVIVIQDTGFSVKILAPGIEPFSLQVSPQEMVQEIHQVLMDREDTCHRTCFSLHLDGNVLDHFSELRSVEGLQEGSVLRVVEEPYTVREARIHVRHVRDLLKSLDPSDAFNGVDCNSLSFLSVFTDGDLGDSGKRKKGLEMDPIDCTPPEYILPGSRERPLCPLQPQNRDWKPLQCLKVLTMSGWNPPPGNRKMHGDLMYLFVITAEDRQVSITASTRGFYLNQSTAYHFNPKPASPRFLSHSLVELLNQISPAFRKNFAVLQKKRVQRHPFERIATPFQVYSWTAPQAEHAMDCVRAEDAYTSRLGYEEHIPGQTRDWNEELQTTRELPRKNLPERLLRERAIFKVHSDFTAAATRGAMAVIDGNVMAINPSEETKMQMFIWNNIFFSLGFDVRDHYKDFGGDVAAYVAPTNDLNGVRTYNAVDVEGLYTLGTVVVDYRGYRVTAQSIIPGILERDQEQSVIYGSIDFGKTVVSHPRYLELLERTSRPLKILRHRVLNDRDEEVELCSSVECKGIIGNDGRHYILDLLRTFPPDLNFLPVPGEELPEECARAGFPRAHRHKLCCLRQELVDAFVEHRYLLFMKLAALQLMQQKASQLETPSSLENGGPSSLESKSEDPPGPEAGSEEEGSSASGLAKVKELAETIAADDGTDPRSREVIRNACKAVGSISSTAFDIRFNPDIFSPGVRFPESCQDEVRDQKQLLKDAAAFLLSCQIPGLVKDCVEHAVLPMDGATLAEVMRQRGINMRYLGKVLELVLRSPARHQLDHVYKIGIGELITRSAKHIFKTYLQGVELSGLSAAISHFLNCFLSSYPNPVAHLPADELVSKKRNKRRKNRPPGAADNTAWAVVTPQELWKDICQEAKNYFDFHLECETVDQAVETYGLQKITLLREISLKTGIQVLLKEYSFDSRHKPAFTEEDVLNIFPVVKHVNPKASDAFHFFQSGQAKVQQGFLKEGCELINEALNLFNNVYGAMHVETCACLRLLARLHYIMGDYAEALSNQQKAVLMSERVMGIEHPNTIQEYMHLALYCFASSQLSTALSLLYRARYLMLLVFGEDHPEMALLDNNIGLVLHGVMEYDLSLRFLENALAVSTKYHGPKALKVALSHHLVARVYESKAEFRSALQHEKEGYTIYKTQLGEDHEKTKESSEYLKCLTQQAVALQRTMNEIYRNGSSANIPPLKFTAPSMASVLEQLNVINGILFIPLSQKDLENLKAEVARRHQLQEASRNKDRAEEPMATEPAPAGAPEDLGSQPPAAKDPSPSVQG
- the CLUH gene encoding clustered mitochondria protein homolog isoform X4 is translated as MVIKTDELPAAAPADSARDHGSQAGGKGRPGAAELPSVMLLNGDCPESLKKEEGAAEPPRENGLDEADPGDETTGQEVIVIQDTGFSVKILAPGIEPFSLQVSPQEMVQEIHQVLMDREDTCHRTCFSLHLDGNVLDHFSELRSVEGLQEGSVLRVVEEPYTVREARIHVRHVRDLLKSLDPSDAFNGVDCNSLSFLSVFTDGDLGDSGKRKKGLEMDPIDCTPPEYILPGSRERPLCPLQPQNRDWKPLQCLKVLTMSGWNPPPGNRKMHGDLMYLFVITAEDRQVSITASTRGFYLNQSTAYHFNPKPASPRFLSHSLVELLNQISPAFRKNFAVLQKKRVQRHPFERIATPFQVYSWTAPQAEHAMDCVRAEDAYTSRLGYEEHIPGQTRDWNEELQTTRELPRKNLPERLLRERAIFKVHSDFTAAATRGAMAVIDGNVMAINPSEETKMQMFIWNNIFFSLGFDVRDHYKDFGGDVAAYVAPTNDLNGVRTYNAVDVEGLYTLGTVVVDYRGYRVTAQSIIPGILERDQEQSVIYGSIDFGKTVVSHPRYLELLERTSRPLKILRHRVLNDRDEEVELCSSVECKGIIGNDGRHYILDLLRTFPPDLNFLPVPGEELPEECARAGFPRAHRHKLCCLRQELVDAFVEHRYLLFMKLAALQLMQQKASQLETPSSLENGGPSSLESKSEDPPGPEAGSEEEGSSASGLAKVKELAETIAADDGTADPRSREVIRNACKAVGSISSTAFDIRFNPDIFSPGVRFPESCQDEVRDQKQLLKDAAAFLLSCQIPGLVKDCVEHAVLPMDGATLAEVMRQRGINMRYLGKVLELVLRSPARHQLDHVYKIGIGELITRSAKHIFKTYLQGVELSGLSAAISHFLNCFLSSYPNPVAHLPADELVSKKRNKRRKNRPPGAADNTAWAVVTPQELWKDICQEAKNYFDFHLECETVDQAVETYGLQKITLLREISLKTGIQVLLKEYSFDSRHKPAFTEEDVLNIFPVVKHVNPKASDAFHFFQSGQAKVQQGFLKEGCELINEALNLFNNVYGAMHVETCACLRLLARLHYIMGDYAEALSNQQKAVLMSERVMGIEHPNTIQEYMHLALYCFASSQLSTALSLLYRARYLMLLVFGEDHPEMALLDNNIGLVLHGVMEYDLSLRFLENALAVSTKYHGPKALKVALSHHLVARVYESKAEFRSALQHEKEGYTIYKTQLGEDHEKTKESSEYLKCLTQQAVALQRTMNEIYRNGSSANIPPLKFTAPSMASVLEQLNVINGILFIPLSQKDLENLKAEVARRHQLQEASRNKDRAEEPMATEPAPAGAPEDLGSQPPAAKDPSPSVQG